From Apteryx mantelli isolate bAptMan1 chromosome 14, bAptMan1.hap1, whole genome shotgun sequence, the proteins below share one genomic window:
- the LOC106488067 gene encoding proteinase-activated receptor 3-like has protein sequence MTTRVLPALYSVVLLVGLPTNALACWVLVTRFRRCSTTFFLLNLASADLLFALLLPFKISYHLLGNHWVFGDYLCRTMVALFYGNMYSSILFLTCIGLERCISVVHPFLWKGSRWMWGRVGVCVGIWLAVGLGMSPLLFSPQTKHISKLNITTCHDVLVENDQKFVFYYFLSLVGLGFGLPFVLMTISYGCILVRLAAKGKHYGHVVRVLALVLLVFILCFTPSNVLLFNHYVLGATGCLNITYIWYALALALSAFNTCFDPFIYFYVSRDFRACIWDGETCCPRQLKASTEKATEKAALPLRSSEQSQP, from the coding sequence ATGACCACTCGTGTCCTCCCTGCTCTCTACTCCGTGGTGCTGCTTGTGGGGCTGCCAACCAATGCTCTGGCCTGCTGGGTCCTGGTGACCAGGTTCAGGAGATGTTCCACCACCTTCTTCCTGCTTAACCTGGCCAGCGCTGACCTGCTTTTTGCCCTCCTGCTGCCCTTCAAGATCTCCTACCACCTCTTGGGCAACCATTGGGTCTTTGGGGACTACCTGTGCCGCACCATGGTAGCCCTCTTCTACGGGAATATGTACAGCTCCATCCTATTCCTCACCTGCATTGGCCTGGAGCGCTGCATCTCAGTGGTGCACCCGTTCCTGTGGAAGGGGTCCAGGTGGATGTGGGGCAGGGTGGGTGTCTGTGTGGGGATCTGGCTGGCAGTAGGGCTGGGCAtgagccctctgctcttcagtcCCCAGACAAAGCACATCTCGAAGCTGAACATCACTACATGCCACGATGTCCTAGTCGAGAACGACCAGAAGTTTGTCTTCTATTATTTCCTCTCCCTGGTGGGACTGGGCTTTGGCCTGCCCTTCGTGCTCATGACCATCTCCTATGGCTGCATCCTGGTGCGGCTGGCGGCCAAGGGGAAACACTATGGGCATGTGGTACGTGTCCTGGCCCTGGTCCTCCTGGTCTTCATCCTCTGCTTCACCCCCAGCAATGTGCTGCTCTTCAACCACTATGTGCTGGGTGCCACAGGATGCCTCAACATCACCTACATCTGGTATGCCCTGGCACTGGCGCTCAGCGCTTTCAACACCTGCTTTGATCCCTTCATCTACTTCTATGTCTCCAGGGATTTTCGGGCCTGCATCTGGGATGGAGagacctgctgccccaggcagctcaaGGCCTCGACTGAGAAAGCCACTGAGAAGGCAGCCTTGCCCCTAAGGTCCAGCGAGCAGAGCCAGCCATAG